The Gemella haemolysans genome includes a region encoding these proteins:
- the der gene encoding ribosome biogenesis GTPase Der yields MAKPTVAIIGRPNVGKSTIFNKIIGDRLSIVEDVAGVTRDRIYSKAEWLNYSFFMIDTGGIELEDTPFQKQIRAQAELAIDEADVIIFLTNGRDGVTSDDEEVAKLLYKTDKPVVLAVNKIDNFDMNHMIYDFYSLGFGDPFPISGSHGLGIGDLLDEVCKNFKVLEEEEEDDKIRFSLIGRPNVGKSSLINTILGEERVIASDIAGTTRDAIDTDFKHNGDEYVVIDTAGIRKRGKVYESCEKYSVLRSLKAIERSDVVLVVLNAEEGIIEQDKKVAGYAHESGKGVIIVVNKWDAIEKDDKTMKEFEEKIRDSFAYLDYAKIVYVSAKTKQRVFNIFPLIKESYENRQRRIQSSTLNEIVVDAVSMNPTPQDKGKRLNIFYASQVAINPPTFVFFVNYPELMHFSYERFLENRIRDSFNFEGTPIKLLARQRN; encoded by the coding sequence ATGGCAAAACCAACAGTTGCGATAATAGGACGCCCTAATGTAGGTAAATCTACAATTTTCAATAAAATTATTGGTGATAGACTTTCAATCGTTGAAGACGTAGCAGGTGTTACGCGAGATAGAATTTATTCAAAAGCAGAATGGTTGAACTATTCATTCTTCATGATTGATACAGGGGGAATTGAGTTAGAAGATACTCCATTCCAAAAACAAATCAGAGCGCAAGCTGAATTAGCAATCGATGAAGCCGATGTAATTATATTCTTAACAAACGGTCGCGATGGTGTTACTAGTGATGATGAAGAAGTTGCAAAATTATTATATAAAACTGATAAACCAGTAGTTCTTGCAGTAAATAAAATTGATAATTTTGATATGAATCATATGATTTATGATTTCTATTCATTAGGATTTGGAGATCCATTCCCAATTTCTGGATCACACGGTTTAGGTATCGGTGATTTATTAGATGAAGTTTGTAAAAACTTTAAAGTTCTAGAAGAAGAGGAAGAAGATGATAAAATCAGGTTCTCACTAATAGGACGACCTAACGTAGGGAAATCTAGTTTAATTAACACAATCCTAGGAGAAGAGCGTGTAATTGCCTCTGATATTGCTGGTACAACACGTGATGCTATTGATACTGACTTCAAACATAATGGTGATGAATATGTAGTAATTGATACAGCTGGTATTAGAAAACGTGGTAAGGTTTATGAAAGTTGTGAAAAATATTCAGTTCTACGTTCTCTTAAAGCTATTGAACGTTCAGATGTCGTCTTAGTTGTTCTTAATGCTGAAGAAGGTATTATTGAACAAGATAAGAAAGTAGCTGGATATGCTCACGAATCTGGAAAAGGTGTAATCATCGTTGTAAACAAATGGGATGCAATTGAAAAAGATGATAAAACTATGAAAGAATTTGAAGAAAAAATTCGTGATAGTTTTGCATACCTAGATTATGCGAAAATCGTTTATGTTTCTGCAAAAACAAAACAACGTGTATTTAACATATTCCCATTAATTAAAGAATCTTATGAAAATAGACAACGTCGTATTCAAAGTTCTACACTTAACGAAATCGTTGTGGATGCTGTTTCTATGAATCCAACACCACAAGATAAAGGTAAAAGACTTAATATTTTCTATGCATCGCAAGTTGCGATTAATCCACCGACATTCGTGTTCTTCGTGAATTATCCAGAACTTATGCACTTCTCATATGAGAGATTTTTAGAAAATAGAATTCGTGATTCATTCAATTTCGAAGGAACTCCTATTAAACTATTAGCAAGACAAAGAAACTAG
- the rpsA gene encoding 30S ribosomal protein S1 has protein sequence MTTSFEELLNSSEMLKKGDKVTGTVSKIDNDKVYVDVAGAQYDCVILRNQITRKPFENIEEVLSVGDEVEAQVTGIRADREKRSEDVPGVIYLSYKILENAEYKKLMELSWTGIIEKFENGELIQATVSGQTKGGLLADVEGLRAFIPGSYIDTKFRKDLSKFVGNEYTFKIEEVDKSKNKIILNRRVILEEEKAKKLAEVYGNINEGDVIEGKVSRITDFGAFVNIGEVDGLLHISEISHARVEKVSDVISVGDTVKVAVIAVDKENEKISLSAKTLLPTQWEVARATIKAGDVLEGVVRNTTAFGAFVEVLPEVEGLVHISQISHDRVTNVEDVLKKGDKVTVKVLEFDFESERLSLSIKELLEKPVKEEVKEEAEYDTSYLKDEDTSFSLGDKFKDIEL, from the coding sequence ATGACAACTTCATTTGAGGAATTATTAAATAGCTCAGAAATGCTGAAAAAAGGAGATAAAGTAACTGGTACAGTATCTAAAATCGATAATGATAAAGTATACGTTGATGTAGCAGGAGCTCAATACGACTGCGTAATTTTACGTAATCAAATTACAAGAAAACCATTCGAAAATATTGAAGAAGTATTATCAGTTGGCGATGAAGTAGAAGCTCAAGTAACAGGAATCAGAGCTGACCGTGAAAAAAGATCAGAAGACGTACCTGGTGTAATTTATTTATCATACAAAATTTTAGAAAATGCTGAATATAAAAAATTAATGGAATTATCTTGGACAGGAATCATTGAAAAATTTGAAAATGGAGAATTAATTCAAGCTACAGTTTCAGGACAAACTAAAGGTGGATTATTAGCAGACGTAGAAGGATTACGTGCGTTTATCCCAGGTTCATATATCGACACTAAATTTAGAAAAGACCTATCTAAATTTGTAGGAAATGAGTACACATTCAAAATTGAAGAAGTGGACAAATCTAAAAATAAAATTATCTTAAACAGACGTGTAATTTTAGAAGAAGAAAAAGCTAAAAAATTAGCTGAAGTATACGGAAACATTAATGAAGGTGATGTTATTGAAGGTAAAGTTAGTCGTATTACTGACTTCGGTGCTTTTGTAAACATTGGTGAAGTTGACGGATTACTTCACATCTCAGAAATTTCTCACGCTCGTGTAGAAAAAGTTTCTGACGTAATTTCAGTTGGGGATACAGTTAAAGTTGCTGTTATCGCTGTAGATAAAGAAAATGAAAAAATTTCACTTTCAGCAAAAACATTATTACCAACTCAATGGGAAGTAGCTCGTGCTACAATCAAAGCTGGTGATGTATTAGAAGGAGTTGTTCGTAACACAACTGCATTCGGTGCTTTCGTAGAAGTTTTACCAGAAGTTGAAGGATTAGTTCACATTTCTCAAATTTCTCATGATAGAGTAACAAACGTAGAAGACGTTCTTAAAAAAGGTGACAAAGTTACTGTAAAAGTATTAGAATTTGATTTCGAAAGCGAAAGATTATCTCTATCAATCAAAGAACTTTTAGAAAAACCAGTTAAAGAAGAAGTTAAAGAAGAAGCAGAATACGATACTTCTTACTTAAAAGATGAAGATACTTCATTTAGTTTAGGTGACAAATTTAAAGACATCGAACTTTAA
- the trmD gene encoding tRNA (guanosine(37)-N1)-methyltransferase TrmD has product MKIDILTLFPDMFDSLNHSILGKAKDNKLLDINIVDYRKFSGNKHNQVDDYPFGGGQGMVLKPEPIFNAVESLDKTDKTRIILLCPQGERFSQKKAEELSEEEHLIFICGHYEGYDERIRESLVTDELSIGDFILTGGEFAAMTMVDSIARLVPDVLGKEESHKDDSFSTGLLEYPQYTRPKDYKGMVVPDVLTSGHHKNIETYRKKESLRRTYLRRPDLLDNYEFSKEESKLLDEIKKELKN; this is encoded by the coding sequence ATGAAAATTGATATACTGACGTTATTTCCTGATATGTTTGATTCGTTAAATCATTCGATTTTAGGAAAAGCAAAAGATAATAAGTTATTAGACATAAATATAGTAGATTATCGTAAATTCTCTGGGAATAAGCATAATCAAGTAGATGATTATCCATTCGGTGGTGGTCAAGGTATGGTTTTAAAACCTGAACCAATATTTAATGCTGTAGAAAGTTTAGATAAAACAGATAAAACACGTATCATCTTATTATGTCCTCAAGGAGAAAGATTTAGTCAGAAAAAAGCTGAGGAACTTTCAGAAGAAGAGCATTTAATATTTATCTGTGGTCATTATGAAGGATACGATGAGAGAATTAGAGAATCCCTTGTAACTGATGAACTCTCAATTGGAGATTTCATTTTAACTGGTGGGGAATTTGCTGCGATGACTATGGTTGATAGTATTGCTAGACTAGTACCAGATGTATTAGGAAAAGAAGAATCTCATAAAGATGATTCATTTTCAACAGGTCTTTTAGAATATCCACAATACACAAGACCAAAAGATTACAAAGGGATGGTAGTTCCTGATGTGCTAACAAGTGGACATCATAAGAACATAGAAACTTACAGAAAAAAAGAAAGTCTACGAAGAACATATCTAAGACGTCCAGATTTACTAGATAACTATGAATTTAGTAAAGAGGAATCAAAATTACTCGATGAAATAAAAAAAGAATTAAAAAATTAA
- the rimM gene encoding ribosome maturation factor RimM (Essential for efficient processing of 16S rRNA), with product MRLKVGKIVNTHSLKGEVKVISSTDFEEQRFEKGTELLITRGNQVVKEVTVESYRTHKNNLLVKFVGIDSIEEAEKLKNLQIKIDSDNIGELEENEFYFHEIIGCEVFDENGKSLGEISEILTPGANDVWVIKSQNGKEILIPYIEDIVKKIDVENKKIDIEVMEGLID from the coding sequence ATGCGTTTAAAAGTAGGAAAAATTGTAAATACGCACTCATTGAAAGGAGAAGTAAAAGTAATTTCATCTACAGATTTTGAAGAGCAACGCTTTGAAAAAGGCACTGAATTATTAATAACACGTGGTAATCAAGTTGTAAAAGAAGTGACTGTAGAAAGCTATAGAACACATAAAAACAACCTTTTGGTGAAGTTTGTTGGAATTGACTCGATTGAAGAAGCTGAAAAACTTAAAAATCTGCAAATTAAAATTGATTCAGATAATATTGGAGAGTTGGAAGAAAATGAATTCTACTTTCATGAGATCATCGGATGTGAAGTTTTTGATGAAAATGGAAAATCTTTAGGTGAAATTTCTGAAATCTTAACACCAGGAGCTAATGATGTTTGGGTTATAAAATCTCAAAATGGTAAAGAAATCTTGATACCATACATTGAGGATATAGTGAAGAAAATAGATGTTGAGAATAAGAAAATAGATATCGAAGTTATGGAAGGACTAATTGACTAA